From Camelus bactrianus isolate YW-2024 breed Bactrian camel chromosome 16, ASM4877302v1, whole genome shotgun sequence, the proteins below share one genomic window:
- the SECTM1 gene encoding secreted and transmembrane protein 1 isoform X1, with protein MLTLASLLPVPRMLWALLLLAASGSAESTEWDSPSCTEGVVSVSRGESAVMACNISNPFSHINITLCTYRGESRQLVFSEPAPGDFSRDGWRLWVQGGQAQLVIEKAQDAQAGQYRWILTGNQRNSEITTLNVSEPQDTFFTPSYGPETLLRELRPDPEGTGQAVVLILVMVALVALVALVFPLACMLAWRRRHGVLKLYKLLQHSLLSLRAAAGHLRGFGAEGPQSRNLPGVWTPQLPRRHSSLAFWHLRLIADTLLSLDYEQEQALGTLLPAAVGAKMQGFGA; from the exons ATGCTGACCCTGGCATCTCTGCTCCCCGTCCCCAGGATGCTCTGGGCCCTCCTGCTCTTGGCTGCCTCCGGCAGTGCTGAGAGCACAG AGTGGGACAGCCCCAGCTGCACCGAGGGCGTGGTCTCCGTGTCCAGGGGTGAGTCAGCTGTGATGGCCTGCAACATCTCCAACCCCTTCTCCCACATCAACATCACCCTGTGCACCTACCGTGGAGAGAGCCGGCAGCTGGTGTTCAGTGAGCCGGCCCCTGGAGACTTCTCCCGGGATGGGTGGCGGCTCTGGGTTCAAGGAGGCCAGGCGCAGCTGGTGATTGAAAAGGCCCAGGACGCCCAGGCAGGGCAGTACCGCTGGATTCTTACGGGAAACCAGAGAAACTCTGAAATCACCACCCTGAACGTCTCAG AGCCCCAAGACACATTCTTCACACCTTCCTACG GCCCGGAGACACTGCTCAGGGAGCTCAGGCCTGATCCTGAGGGCACAGGCCAGGCGGTTGTCCTCATCCTCGTCATGGTCGCCCTGGTTGCCCTGGTCGCCCTGGTCTTCCCACTGGCCTGCATGTTAGCCTGGCGCAGAAGGCATGGTGTCCTGAAGCTCTACAAGCTCCTGCAG CATTCTCTGTTATCTTTAAGGGCAGCAGCTGGGCACCTGAGGGGCTTTGGAGCAGAGGGGCCTCAGAGCAGGAATCTGCCAGGTGTCTGGACCCCACAGTTACCTCGGAGACACTCTAGTCTGGCGTTCTGGCATCTCAGGTTGATTGCGGACACACTCCTGTCTTTGGACTATGAGCAAGAACAAGCTTTGGGGACCCTCCTGCCAGCAGCTGTGGGGGCCAAGATGCAGGGGTTCGGGGCATGA
- the SECTM1 gene encoding secreted and transmembrane protein 1 isoform X4: MLTLASLLPVPRMLWALLLLAASGSAESTEWDSPSCTEGVVSVSRGESAVMACNISNPFSHINITLCTYRGESRQLVFSEPAPGDFSRDGWRLWVQGGQAQLVIEKAQDAQAGQYRWILTGNQRNSEITTLNVSEPQDTFFTPSYGPETLLRELRPDPEGTGQAVVLILVMVALVALVALVFPLACMLAWRRRHGVLKLYKLLQVDCGHTPVFGL; this comes from the exons ATGCTGACCCTGGCATCTCTGCTCCCCGTCCCCAGGATGCTCTGGGCCCTCCTGCTCTTGGCTGCCTCCGGCAGTGCTGAGAGCACAG AGTGGGACAGCCCCAGCTGCACCGAGGGCGTGGTCTCCGTGTCCAGGGGTGAGTCAGCTGTGATGGCCTGCAACATCTCCAACCCCTTCTCCCACATCAACATCACCCTGTGCACCTACCGTGGAGAGAGCCGGCAGCTGGTGTTCAGTGAGCCGGCCCCTGGAGACTTCTCCCGGGATGGGTGGCGGCTCTGGGTTCAAGGAGGCCAGGCGCAGCTGGTGATTGAAAAGGCCCAGGACGCCCAGGCAGGGCAGTACCGCTGGATTCTTACGGGAAACCAGAGAAACTCTGAAATCACCACCCTGAACGTCTCAG AGCCCCAAGACACATTCTTCACACCTTCCTACG GCCCGGAGACACTGCTCAGGGAGCTCAGGCCTGATCCTGAGGGCACAGGCCAGGCGGTTGTCCTCATCCTCGTCATGGTCGCCCTGGTTGCCCTGGTCGCCCTGGTCTTCCCACTGGCCTGCATGTTAGCCTGGCGCAGAAGGCATGGTGTCCTGAAGCTCTACAAGCTCCTGCAG GTTGATTGCGGACACACTCCTGTCTTTGGACTATGA
- the SECTM1 gene encoding secreted and transmembrane protein 1 isoform X5 has protein sequence MLTLASLLPVPRMLWALLLLAASGSAESTEPQDTFFTPSYGPETLLRELRPDPEGTGQAVVLILVMVALVALVALVFPLACMLAWRRRHGVLKLYKLLQHSLLSLRAAAGHLRGFGAEGPQSRNLPGVWTPQLPRRHSSLAFWHLRLIADTLLSLDYEQEQALGTLLPAAVGAKMQGFGA, from the exons ATGCTGACCCTGGCATCTCTGCTCCCCGTCCCCAGGATGCTCTGGGCCCTCCTGCTCTTGGCTGCCTCCGGCAGTGCTGAGAGCACAG AGCCCCAAGACACATTCTTCACACCTTCCTACG GCCCGGAGACACTGCTCAGGGAGCTCAGGCCTGATCCTGAGGGCACAGGCCAGGCGGTTGTCCTCATCCTCGTCATGGTCGCCCTGGTTGCCCTGGTCGCCCTGGTCTTCCCACTGGCCTGCATGTTAGCCTGGCGCAGAAGGCATGGTGTCCTGAAGCTCTACAAGCTCCTGCAG CATTCTCTGTTATCTTTAAGGGCAGCAGCTGGGCACCTGAGGGGCTTTGGAGCAGAGGGGCCTCAGAGCAGGAATCTGCCAGGTGTCTGGACCCCACAGTTACCTCGGAGACACTCTAGTCTGGCGTTCTGGCATCTCAGGTTGATTGCGGACACACTCCTGTCTTTGGACTATGAGCAAGAACAAGCTTTGGGGACCCTCCTGCCAGCAGCTGTGGGGGCCAAGATGCAGGGGTTCGGGGCATGA
- the CD7 gene encoding T-cell antigen CD7: MARLLGLPQLPLLLVLACNLAAQEVRQSPRYTVAVEGGSINITCATPGPLLGIYLKQRWPEPSNVIYYEDKREPTVDKRFRGRITFSGLQHNLTISVHRLQLADSGAYACQAIMGDEVWGPGTLVVVTDKLPQAVDTCQEAQLMRFALPIALAVGFFLVGLGLGAVCVLRTQVQRLCCAKDKSPVCVVYEDMSRSRCNTASTSNQYQ, translated from the exons ATGGCCAGGCTCCTGGGGCTCCCCCAGCTTCCCTTACTCCTGGTGCTTGCCTGCAACCTGGCTGCCCAAG AGGTGCGGCAGTCCCCCCGCTACACGGTCGCGGTGGAGGGGGGCTCCATCAACATCACCTGCGCCACCCCTGGGCCTCTGCTCGGCATCTACCTGAAGCAAAGGTGGCCCGAGCCCAGCAATGTGATTTACTACGAAGACAAGAGGGAGCCCACTGTGGACAAGCGGTTCCGGGGCCGCATCACCTTCTCGGGGCTGCAGCACAACCTAACGATCAGCGTGCACCGTCTGCAGCTGGCGGACTCCGGCGCCTACGCCTGCCAGGCCATCATGGGCGACGAGGTCTGGGGCCCTGGCACCTTGGTCGTGGTGACAG ACAAACTGCCCCAGGCAGTGGACACGTGCCAGGAGGCTCAGCTGATGCGCTTCGCCCTCCCGATCGCCCTGGCTGTGGGCTTCTTCCTCgtcgggctggggctgggggctgtgtgtgtgctgaggACACAG GTCCAGAGACTCTGCTGCGCAAAGGACAAGAGCCCGGTGTGTGTGGTGTACGAGGACATGTCCCGCAGCCGCTGCAACACCGCGTCCACCTCCAACCAATACCAGTGA
- the SECTM1 gene encoding secreted and transmembrane protein 1 isoform X2, with product MLTLASLLPVPRMLWALLLLAASGSAESTEWDSPSCTEGVVSVSRGESAVMACNISNPFSHINITLCTYRGESRQLVFSEPAPGDFSRDGWRLWVQGGQAQLVIEKAQDAQAGQYRWILTGNQRNSEITTLNVSEPQDTFFTPSYGPETLLRELRPDPEGTGQAVVLILVMVALVALVALVFPLACMLAWRRRHGVLKLYKLLQGSSWAPEGLWSRGASEQESARCLDPTVTSETL from the exons ATGCTGACCCTGGCATCTCTGCTCCCCGTCCCCAGGATGCTCTGGGCCCTCCTGCTCTTGGCTGCCTCCGGCAGTGCTGAGAGCACAG AGTGGGACAGCCCCAGCTGCACCGAGGGCGTGGTCTCCGTGTCCAGGGGTGAGTCAGCTGTGATGGCCTGCAACATCTCCAACCCCTTCTCCCACATCAACATCACCCTGTGCACCTACCGTGGAGAGAGCCGGCAGCTGGTGTTCAGTGAGCCGGCCCCTGGAGACTTCTCCCGGGATGGGTGGCGGCTCTGGGTTCAAGGAGGCCAGGCGCAGCTGGTGATTGAAAAGGCCCAGGACGCCCAGGCAGGGCAGTACCGCTGGATTCTTACGGGAAACCAGAGAAACTCTGAAATCACCACCCTGAACGTCTCAG AGCCCCAAGACACATTCTTCACACCTTCCTACG GCCCGGAGACACTGCTCAGGGAGCTCAGGCCTGATCCTGAGGGCACAGGCCAGGCGGTTGTCCTCATCCTCGTCATGGTCGCCCTGGTTGCCCTGGTCGCCCTGGTCTTCCCACTGGCCTGCATGTTAGCCTGGCGCAGAAGGCATGGTGTCCTGAAGCTCTACAAGCTCCTGCAG GGCAGCAGCTGGGCACCTGAGGGGCTTTGGAGCAGAGGGGCCTCAGAGCAGGAATCTGCCAGGTGTCTGGACCCCACAGTTACCTCGGAGACACTCTAG
- the SECTM1 gene encoding secreted and transmembrane protein 1 isoform X3, with translation MLTLASLLPVPRMLWALLLLAASGSAESTEWDSPSCTEGVVSVSRGESAVMACNISNPFSHINITLCTYRGESRQLVFSEPAPGDFSRDGWRLWVQGGQAQLVIEKAQDAQAGQYRWILTGNQRNSEITTLNVSEPQDTFFTPSYGPETLLRELRPDPEGTGQAVVLILVMVALVALVALVFPLACMLAWRRRHGVLKLYKLLQGAVTGPGGQASGHREDGRSLG, from the exons ATGCTGACCCTGGCATCTCTGCTCCCCGTCCCCAGGATGCTCTGGGCCCTCCTGCTCTTGGCTGCCTCCGGCAGTGCTGAGAGCACAG AGTGGGACAGCCCCAGCTGCACCGAGGGCGTGGTCTCCGTGTCCAGGGGTGAGTCAGCTGTGATGGCCTGCAACATCTCCAACCCCTTCTCCCACATCAACATCACCCTGTGCACCTACCGTGGAGAGAGCCGGCAGCTGGTGTTCAGTGAGCCGGCCCCTGGAGACTTCTCCCGGGATGGGTGGCGGCTCTGGGTTCAAGGAGGCCAGGCGCAGCTGGTGATTGAAAAGGCCCAGGACGCCCAGGCAGGGCAGTACCGCTGGATTCTTACGGGAAACCAGAGAAACTCTGAAATCACCACCCTGAACGTCTCAG AGCCCCAAGACACATTCTTCACACCTTCCTACG GCCCGGAGACACTGCTCAGGGAGCTCAGGCCTGATCCTGAGGGCACAGGCCAGGCGGTTGTCCTCATCCTCGTCATGGTCGCCCTGGTTGCCCTGGTCGCCCTGGTCTTCCCACTGGCCTGCATGTTAGCCTGGCGCAGAAGGCATGGTGTCCTGAAGCTCTACAAGCTCCTGCAG GGGGCTGTGACCGGCCCTGGTGGCCAGGCGTCCGGGCATCGTGAAGACGGTCGTTCTCTTGGCTAA